ACTACTCACCGTTTGACAACAGAGGCATCGCTCTTAAGAAAGTAGAGAGGGAGGcttgttgaattgtttttttacgTTCTTCAGCGTcttgcaagtgtaaaaataagttaggACCTGTACAGTGCAAATTTTAAAGAATAACAATGGCTCTATTGTAGTAAAGTTATTCTACAAGAGAGGAGGCCCGTTGTTTTATCACATTATTCGATCAGACTTTCCGCTGCGGTGTTCCGCATTCTCAAGGCAATTTTCCATCTTTTTCTGTGAGTTCAAGTTTTGTCTGCCTCTCCTTCTCCCTCCAGCAAGTCGTGGCAGCCATCCGCTCGGGAGTGAACCCTGTTGGGACACTCGCCAATCCAAGCAGCCTGTGGGACCTGAGCTCCGCCTTCTTTTTCGCAGGGACTGTCATCACCACCATTGGTAGGATcctcgtacacacacacacacgcgcacacacacacacgcagacactcaCACAAGCACACGATCCATGTTcatgtgcaggtgtgtgtgtttttactgttgttgttgtatttttttaaataaacgtaAGTATTATTAACTCTCACAATTAACTGTGACACGCAATCTTACATGATTGCATGCAAGATTGCCATCAATCAGGGTTAGAAGTTATATATTGAACTGTGCTAGACGCATGCGTGCgtccgcgtgtgcgtgtgtgtgcacgcgtgcgcGCGCTCCCCAAATGAGCTGTTATGTAACAAAGGCTTTGAGGTTGTTGCGTTTGTCATCGATCTTCCATCTGCTTCCTGCAAGTAATCAAACTAGTGCACCTTGGCGCTCTCATGACCATACGTTTAGTCTTTGTGTGTGGGCACGATATTCTTTCACTCCCTGCTtttatccccccctccccatccctcGCCATTCTCTGCGAACTGTAAAATTTCTTTTGCGGCAGCTCATTGCAATGCAATTACGACATTGCAAGTACAATGGCAGTTGCTCCACTTATTGACTCGGTTCCTTCACTTTTGTTAGTTTTCATTTCAGGACACTGAGCGCAAATGTCTGCCGCCACCGTTTCAACTTGCGGTTGCCGACTTCCTGAATGTGTCAGAATGTTGTCATTTAGTGTATATTCACGAATGAGTCCATCAGAGGTTGAGGATGCACCATATTTGATAAACGACAGCCGATTGAGCATGACAACCCTGTAAATTACCGCTAAgcttattttgggaaaaaaatgggatttGTTTACTGTTGACAATTAGCGGGATTGGGACACTGTTACACTGTTTACACAATATTTTGGTGCTTTCCGTTGTTCTTCCTCATTCCCAATATGTTGTGTGCTCATATGTGtctgtattatttttaaagtgtgtATGAAGAccggggtggaaaaaaaaattaagtgccACAAATGTGTAAAAACATGCCTTAAAAATAGAGTATTTCTATGCTGCGGGTTTCGCGTAACCTCCCTCGTGGAAGGGGGATTTGTGTACATGTACTGGTGAGACAAaattactagtgggcattttggtgCTAATGATAGGGTCATGTGACATTATATAATTCTACTAGTTCATATCTATTGCTTCAAGAGTCACACTAGTATTGTGTAGATGTTAACTAGTACACAGGACTGGAAAAACACGTCTTGTAAGATCCAATCATTCTACTTTTCTCTTACTCGAGAGGGCAATGTGTGTACGagtacatggaccttaagaggggtttcaaataaatactcaatggcATTCCAGAAAAGAAGAATATGACACCAGCAGTGGGAAGTTGTACATCATCCACGCATTGGTAACTACCTTGTTGGAGGTCCGAAGTCAAACGTGGTCCGAAGTCTACTCTCGGTCTTCTGTCCAGGCTTCGGGAACATCTCTCCTCACACGGAGGGCGGGAGAATCTTTTGCATCGTCTACGCTCTGTTGGGCATCCCACTTTTCGGCTTCCTCCTGGCCGGCATAGGCGACCAGCTGGGCACCATCTTTGCAAAGATCATCGCTAGAGTGGAGAAGATGTTTGTGGTGAGTGCAGGTGAACAAGCATCCACCTAACAGTCTGCACGTGTCCCAGGCAGCAAGTCGACAAAAGGTGCTTTGAATAATTTACACAAAAGCACTCTTGACAGCAATCCTATCACGACAAGGTCTTTTCAGTTTCCAGACGGACAACCTTGATATTTGGCTAAACGCGATTCCGACttcggccttcctttgtggagtttgcatgtccttcccgtgcctgcatgggttttctccgggtactttggtttccccTCACAGTCCTAAAACATGCAACAGGTGTGATGGTgactgtttgtctctgtgtgccctgccattggctgccaaccagttcagggtgccccccgcctactgcccgaagactgctgggataggccccagcacgcccacgacccttgtgaataTGAGAATAGAAATTGGGGTCATGGATGGACGGGGCTTTAACGTAGCGCCGTTGTTTACCACTTTGGTCTTTTGTTCACATTTCTCAATAAAAGTCTCAATCTCAGAGCAACTTTAATGATCATTTTACCAATGCAAATACTGAAATTTAATGTCGGCCAATCACCGTAACCCAGGAAGGACCCGGTTGATGATCTCCAGAGTCTTAAGgtttatgttatttatttacacaCTCAAGGTTTGTGATCTGACACCAAGTACGATTTCAATTGCGACACGCTCCCGCCAACATCAATCAATATCGCACAATAACGATGAACCGATTGTTGAATTTTGCCTGGACGTTTCCTAAATGTCATTTCTACTTGTGACACAGCTCCTAATCAATTCATGAATCAATCAATCCCTTCGCCCCTGCCTGAATGCACGCTGTTTAAGCGAGCGGTTTTGTTCTGAATGATTAAGTGGTCCAGAGGGAGCCTGAGAGAAATATGATGATGACGGGGGACGAGGACAAAAGTTCATTGTGTCACCCACCTAAGCGCTTAATGGCTTGAAGGCCAGATGGTTTTAGACGACAGCTTTAGTCGCAGTCCCAAGTGCTCCCAGGGGCAAACTTGTGATGTCACAATGTCTGAGTCTACGTTTGCAACTGTATTTAGCATGGAAGATTTTACAGTAGTGCAAACTACACtgcaagcaaaaacaaacaaaaacaatgatattgttaaatgttttgaacacaaagacgaacaaccgtttGTACTCAgagtcacacccagggacaatttagagtcctcAACCAACCTGTCATGcccgttttttggaatgtgagaggaaaccggagtacccggagaaaacccacccaggcacgggaagaacatgcaaattccacataggAAGACCGGagtcagaatcgaaccctgcacctcttaaCTGTGAGGCTAACCACTCGCACACCACGCCGCCTTAGTAAAACATCATTAAAGTGTAACTACATTTTAATTAACCATATTTAGGAAAAAATGTCTTGACAAATGCATCACATATTACAGGACTCTTGACAATGCATTCTGTCATACCAACTCTGTCACTGGGCTAAATTGATATTTTAACCTTATTAGGAATTTGATACAACAGGTTGATTTACGGCGccggcacccgcagcggctcctcttgttgtatgttgtctgtttaagagagaggaaatttcatctgtgctgtacacatacagcacatttgacaataaagttgtacttgacttgactttgttaGTTGCATTTAACTTATTTTTGTTTAAGTAATATCACCTGAAAATCATTGCATAAATTGTCAATTATAGTTTATCAGCAGAGtcaacaatgaagaaaaaaatggctttaATCAGTGTCATCAAGATTATCTTGAGATATAAATAAATTCCACTTTAATCAATCAGATTTAGCCtaacttacttttttttccaggtacttaGTAAATGTTTATCAGTTATCAGTTAGTAAAATTGATTACCGGCAGTAAAATATTTCAACCattgtttcattattttgtttttaagagtTAATTTGCTAAATTACATTGTTTAATATCAAAGTTGGGGTAtgtaaaatcaattaaaattatATTAAGTGTCACTTTTTGGACTTTatgaatctgtattttttttttttttttaaagaagacacTGATTAAAGTTTTCTGAGTGTGGATAAATTATATAATCAATGGGCTGGATTCAAGAACGGAGTGAAACAGGTGTCCCCAACGTTGCGTCCCGTGCTCTGTAAGATGAATTAAATGCCATCAGCTATTGCATAACGTGTGCTTGTGCTCACCTCGTGTGTGGTCCGGGCAGCACTGGGACATCAGTCAGACGAAGATCCGGGTCATATCTACGTTGCTGTTTGTGCTCTTTGGCTGCTTGCTGTTCGTGGGGCTCCCGGCAGCCATCTTTCAACACATCGAGGGCTGGTCAGCGCTGGAGTCGCTTTACTTTGTGGTCATCACTTTGACCACCATCGGCTTCGGGGACTTTGTTGCAGGTAAAACGAGTTCAAAACAACaaggacaagaaaaaaagtgactttgtgATTGGCTCATGTGTGATTCTGTGAATGCTTCTACCTCTGCTTCCAGGGGGGTCAGAAATCGAGTACTTGGACTACTACAAACCAGTAGTTTGGTTCTGGATTTTGGTTGGACTGGCCTACTTTGCCGCCATCCTCAGCATGATTGGAGACTGGTTAAGAGTCATTTCGAGGAGGACCAAAGAAGAGGTTTAGTTATTATTAGATTATATTATTGTCAACACATAGTAATACATGTGCTGTACAGGATATAGTGGTCCGCCTCACGTTTCTTGGGTTCAGGGTTCGAATCTCATCTGAGGcccctctgtgtggagtttgcatgttttcccaacaTTTGAATTGGTTTTCTCCTATCgtattcccaaaaacatgccttttaggttaattgaagacttgaCATAATCtttaagtgtgaatgtgagtgtgaatgattgtttgtcagaGGAGGCCCTGAGATTGGCAGGGTTTACTCCTTCCTCTCGcttaaagtcagctgggataggatcccgCTCACCTGGGATCTTAATAAGCACTAAaaaggatgaatggatgaatgaatggatggatggatgatatgcACCCACTGGAAACAACTTGATTCAAAATTAAGTACAATCAAAGAAAGCAATGCACGATAAAGGGTTCTCAGTAGGACACAGCGCCGATGCAAACCACTTCAGACCACAACCATAGTAATAACATCATGTATTGCGAAATGAACATCTTCCTTTCTAATCTTGTATCGTAAATCTTCATGTATTGCATATCATCCAGTATAATACGACAAGGAAACATTTTGTGCTCAAGGCCGACACTTGATTTTTCAGttttcaaatttcaattttAGATTAGCtataaaaaagtacattttttgaagtgcatttcagttgtatttaacttaaaGTATGGTAATTGTTCATTTTAGGACTCAAATCTTGGCTTCTGTATTTTTGGACTGTTTTAATCTTGGAGTTGCCCATAACAGTGATATTTGGTGTAAAATTTTGAGAATCACCGACTGGGGGACAAAATACATCAGCATTCTTTGATCAAGTAAATACTGTACTCAGTAGTTAGATTAAAGTGCGTGACCCGTACATGCAACTTGCTCCATCACTGATATAGAATATTATGTAATATGATACACACTCTTCTCAGTGTAGtgacatttactgtacatgagCATTTGTTCATTTCCAAGTGCGGCGCCAGGTCCCTGCAGACTTTTGTCACCCTCCTAACTTGGTTTCAATGATGAAATGCTTCTCTGATCCAATTGACTTTATGCAACCGAAATACACCTGCAGGTTATTAGTGTGAGTCTCTCCAGAGGGAGTTTGCATAAAGCATGACCATCCATAGTCTCATCTGGACATGCATCTTGACTCATTTCTGCTCTAaatgtaacatatgcaaatgaGTGCAATTTTCTCCAGAAGAGAAACACTTTTCACAGGAGCAAGAAAGACAGAGAAACGAATAAGATGTTGTCTTGAATTCATATTTTACCATAAATTGATCCACTTTTGATTTAGATTTGGTTTGGTAGCAGTGAGGTTattccaccacccaaaaaaagacttttttttttgcttattgtTACTGATACTTTTAAGTGTTATTGAATCAAGAAGTACTCCAATTCACAATCATTCTCCAAAATATGAGTCACTATTTTTacgtttattgtattttttcctcCGAAATGATTCTGAGGCTTCTGATAGGATAACATTAAATTAATGGTTACAGTGCCCCCTGCAGCTATTTCGAAACCGGCTGAGGTTttcttaaatgaaaaaaaaatgaattcctcTGTGAGGACGGAATTGTTTTCTAAGCAGCGATGGACGTTGACTGTGAGTAAGGCTCACTGCGTTTTTGTTCACTGAACCTGTGACTGCACTTCTCCGTAGGTGGGAGAGATCCGCGCCCACGCAGCCGAATGGACGGCCAACGTGTCAGCAGAACTGAAGGAAACGCGCCGACGAGTGAGTGTGGAAATCTACGACAAATTCCAGCGGGCTGCTTCCATTAAACGTAAACTGTCATCCGAGCTCGGTTTCAGCCCCACCGCAGAA
This Hippocampus zosterae strain Florida chromosome 4, ASM2543408v3, whole genome shotgun sequence DNA region includes the following protein-coding sequences:
- the kcnk2a gene encoding potassium channel subfamily K member 2 — translated: MAAPDLLDPKAATHNTKPRLSFSTKSITLTPREESEVVATVMKRKTVTAIFLLIVFYLVMGAAVFRSLEQPHESAQRLAILTQKLDFLAKHSCVNNSHLEDLVKQVVAAIRSGVNPVGTLANPSSLWDLSSAFFFAGTVITTIGFGNISPHTEGGRIFCIVYALLGIPLFGFLLAGIGDQLGTIFAKIIARVEKMFVHWDISQTKIRVISTLLFVLFGCLLFVGLPAAIFQHIEGWSALESLYFVVITLTTIGFGDFVAGGSEIEYLDYYKPVVWFWILVGLAYFAAILSMIGDWLRVISRRTKEEVGEIRAHAAEWTANVSAELKETRRRVSVEIYDKFQRAASIKRKLSSELGFSPTAEFGLPRRTVSANHSEEREKRDKEAGLPGLTPQLNRNCGLFMNGLDLERGDMAIIEHVK